From the Serratia nematodiphila DZ0503SBS1 genome, one window contains:
- the tldD gene encoding metalloprotease TldD, with protein MSLTFVSEQLLATNKLSHQDLYRVLGQLAERRIDYADLYFQSSYHEAWVIEDGIIKDGSYNIDQGVGVRAVSGEKTGFAYADQITLNALQQSAQAARSIVREQGDGRAHTLGEIGYRALYPLLDPLQSLPREEKIALLHRVDKVARAADARVQEVNASITGVYEQVLVAATDGTLAADVRPLVRLSVSVLVEQDGKRERGSSGGGGRFGYDYFLETVDGDVRADAYAKEAVRMALVNLGAVAAPAGNMPVVLGAGWPGVLLHEAVGHGLEGDFNRRGTSVFSGHMGELVASELCTVVDDGTLQGRRGSLAIDDEGVPGQYNVLIENGVLRGYMQDKLNARLMGVAPTGNGRRESYAHLPMPRMTNTYMLAGQSTPEEIIASVEYGLYAPNFGGGQVDITSGKFVFSTTEAYLIEKGRITKPVKGATLIGSGIEAMQQISMVGNDLALDKGVGVCGKEGQSVPVGVGQPTLKLDTLTVGGTA; from the coding sequence ATGAGCCTGACGTTTGTCAGTGAGCAGTTACTCGCTACCAACAAGCTGAGTCATCAAGACCTGTACAGGGTACTGGGTCAACTGGCAGAACGCCGTATCGACTACGCCGATCTCTATTTCCAGTCCAGCTATCACGAAGCCTGGGTGATCGAGGACGGCATCATCAAGGATGGCTCTTACAATATCGACCAGGGCGTCGGCGTGCGCGCCGTCAGCGGTGAGAAGACCGGCTTCGCCTATGCCGATCAGATCACCCTGAATGCGCTGCAGCAGAGCGCCCAGGCGGCGCGCAGCATCGTGCGCGAGCAGGGGGACGGGCGGGCGCATACCCTGGGCGAGATCGGTTACCGGGCGCTGTATCCGCTGCTCGATCCGCTGCAAAGCCTGCCGCGCGAAGAGAAAATTGCCTTGCTGCACCGCGTCGACAAGGTGGCGCGCGCCGCCGATGCGCGGGTGCAGGAAGTGAACGCCAGCATCACTGGCGTTTACGAGCAGGTGTTGGTGGCCGCCACCGACGGCACGCTGGCGGCGGACGTTCGCCCGCTGGTGCGCCTATCCGTCAGCGTGCTGGTGGAACAGGACGGCAAGCGTGAGCGCGGCTCCAGCGGCGGCGGCGGCCGTTTCGGTTACGACTATTTCCTGGAAACCGTCGACGGCGACGTGCGCGCCGATGCCTACGCCAAAGAAGCGGTGCGCATGGCGCTGGTCAATCTTGGCGCGGTGGCGGCGCCGGCCGGCAATATGCCGGTCGTGCTGGGCGCCGGCTGGCCGGGCGTGCTGCTGCATGAGGCGGTGGGCCACGGCCTGGAAGGCGACTTCAACCGACGCGGCACCTCGGTATTCAGCGGCCATATGGGTGAGCTGGTGGCTTCCGAACTGTGCACCGTAGTGGATGACGGCACCCTGCAAGGGCGCCGCGGCTCGCTGGCGATCGACGACGAAGGCGTGCCGGGTCAGTACAACGTGCTGATTGAAAACGGCGTATTGAGAGGCTACATGCAGGACAAGCTCAACGCGCGGCTGATGGGTGTCGCCCCGACCGGCAACGGCCGTCGCGAGTCCTACGCGCATCTGCCGATGCCGCGCATGACCAACACCTACATGCTGGCGGGCCAATCGACGCCGGAAGAGATCATCGCCAGCGTCGAGTACGGTCTGTACGCGCCGAACTTTGGCGGCGGTCAGGTGGACATCACCTCCGGCAAGTTCGTGTTCTCCACCACCGAAGCCTACCTGATCGAAAAGGGCCGCATCACCAAACCGGTGAAAGGGGCGACGCTGATCGGCTCCGGCATCGAGGCGATGCAGCAGATCTCGATGGTCGGCAACGATCTGGCGCTCGATAAAGGCGTGGGCGTGTGCGGCAAGGAAGGCCAGAGCGTGCCGGTAGGCGTTGGCCAACCGACGCTGAAACTGGATACGTTGACCGTCGGTGGCACGGCGTAA
- a CDS encoding CDP-diacylglycerol diphosphatase: MTRLALSARRWLLVLGVLSLTGCARSDALWGVVDKLCMANYQQKRNPAPCEQIYMPQGKAQGFSVLQNPRYPYHFILVPTAPLSGIESPQLLVGERTDYFGYAWLMRYRLAAEYGGPVPDDMLGMAINSAYGRSQNQLHIHLTCLREDVRRQLQAERPYIQEQWRPLPDKLLRHTYYARRVMQPAVMGIYPIKDLADYFHLSPPQLAEYGVVVVPTTFAGRQGFILLASKRGWDVGNRASVESLLDKECAILPR; this comes from the coding sequence ATGACGCGCCTGGCATTATCCGCTCGGCGTTGGCTGCTGGTGCTGGGCGTTCTGTCCCTGACGGGCTGCGCCCGTTCCGATGCGCTGTGGGGCGTGGTCGATAAACTCTGCATGGCCAACTATCAGCAAAAACGCAATCCGGCCCCGTGCGAGCAGATTTATATGCCGCAGGGGAAAGCGCAGGGCTTTAGCGTGCTGCAGAACCCGCGTTACCCTTATCACTTTATCCTGGTGCCGACGGCGCCGCTCTCCGGCATTGAAAGCCCGCAGCTGCTGGTTGGAGAACGGACAGACTATTTTGGCTATGCCTGGCTGATGCGTTACCGGCTGGCCGCCGAGTATGGCGGGCCGGTGCCGGATGATATGTTGGGCATGGCGATCAACTCCGCTTACGGCCGCAGCCAAAACCAGTTGCACATTCACCTGACCTGTCTGCGCGAGGACGTGCGGCGCCAATTGCAGGCGGAACGCCCCTACATACAGGAGCAATGGCGGCCTTTGCCGGATAAGTTGTTGCGCCACACCTATTATGCTCGCCGCGTGATGCAGCCAGCCGTGATGGGCATCTACCCGATTAAGGATTTGGCGGATTATTTCCATCTGTCGCCGCCGCAGCTGGCGGAATATGGCGTGGTCGTCGTTCCGACGACGTTTGCCGGCCGGCAAGGGTTTATCTTGCTGGCCTCGAAACGCGGCTGGGACGTCGGCAATCGCGCGTCGGTAGAGTCGCTGCTGGATAAAGAGTGCGCGATTTTGCCACGTTGA
- a CDS encoding PglL family O-oligosaccharyltransferase, with product MADKSPANAATIAVLPLLLIWMAVLLPVYYPNMGGDGLALPQNILAWGVMALAALIVTVTVCLGRIRLSLTPTARRLLLGIAVLALPLLYTRPEWREDALWRCAGLLGGWLFYVACLQLRLTARQRELLLYGLLFAIGVQALLAALQLFAPTLAWVAPNGSRVYGVFQQPNVLGSFIATGLALALWLLLAPLSAPTWRQQIPLLALLAVFSALLVLIQSRAAWLGGALAAALLLWRFARRRPAASRWAGGALLLGMAIGLTVVFTGFGLDGRAGLIGRGLSNSARLTMLHDVGAMILAKPLLGWGYGGFEYSFAHFRLQEMPWREVLEVAGHPHNEILLWWVEGGLPALAGIMIVLIAGALLLKRAWQRDREQPNGARVGLFLVLLPMLVHTQLEYPFYLSAPHWLAFLLLLALLDGQTGEPRPLPFAKTLSLPVAMAAVGVLVMAVFAWQGRMALTQSERTMLANIDSIEHMPPPAAWIYRERKTFDEQSHALLVYNQTRDDALLTGYRQWANAYLQRRIDANVYATLIMILRYQGDQAQADARLREAAFLFTRDARFR from the coding sequence ATGGCCGATAAATCTCCCGCTAACGCAGCGACCATCGCCGTGCTGCCCCTGCTGCTGATCTGGATGGCGGTGCTCCTGCCGGTTTATTACCCCAACATGGGCGGCGACGGCCTGGCGCTGCCGCAAAACATTCTGGCCTGGGGCGTCATGGCGCTCGCAGCGCTGATCGTGACCGTCACCGTTTGCCTTGGTCGCATCCGTCTTTCGCTGACCCCCACCGCCCGGCGGTTGCTGCTCGGCATCGCCGTACTGGCGTTGCCGCTGCTGTATACCCGCCCCGAGTGGCGCGAAGATGCCCTGTGGCGCTGCGCCGGTTTGCTCGGCGGCTGGCTGTTCTATGTCGCCTGCCTGCAGCTGCGCCTCACCGCCCGACAGCGCGAGCTGCTGCTGTACGGTCTGCTGTTCGCCATCGGCGTTCAGGCGTTGCTGGCGGCACTGCAGCTGTTCGCCCCCACGCTGGCCTGGGTAGCCCCTAACGGCAGCCGGGTCTACGGCGTCTTTCAGCAACCGAACGTGCTGGGCAGCTTTATCGCCACCGGGCTGGCCTTGGCGCTCTGGCTGCTGCTTGCTCCCCTCTCAGCGCCAACGTGGCGGCAGCAAATCCCGCTGCTCGCGCTGCTGGCCGTTTTCTCCGCCCTGCTGGTGCTGATCCAGTCGCGCGCCGCCTGGCTTGGCGGCGCCTTGGCGGCGGCGTTGCTGCTGTGGCGTTTTGCCCGCCGGCGCCCGGCCGCAAGCCGCTGGGCCGGCGGCGCGCTGCTGTTGGGGATGGCGATCGGCCTCACAGTGGTGTTCACCGGTTTCGGTCTGGATGGCCGCGCCGGCCTGATCGGTCGGGGGCTGTCCAACAGCGCGCGTCTGACCATGCTGCATGACGTCGGCGCCATGATCCTGGCCAAGCCGCTGTTGGGCTGGGGTTACGGCGGTTTTGAATACAGCTTCGCGCACTTTCGCCTGCAGGAAATGCCCTGGCGAGAAGTGTTGGAAGTCGCCGGGCATCCGCACAATGAAATCCTGCTGTGGTGGGTTGAGGGTGGCCTGCCGGCGCTGGCGGGTATCATGATCGTCCTCATCGCCGGCGCGCTGCTGCTGAAACGCGCCTGGCAACGGGATCGCGAGCAGCCGAACGGTGCGCGCGTCGGGCTGTTCCTGGTGCTGCTGCCAATGCTGGTGCACACCCAGCTGGAATACCCTTTCTATCTGTCTGCGCCGCACTGGCTGGCGTTTCTGTTGCTGCTGGCGTTGCTGGATGGCCAAACCGGCGAACCCCGCCCGCTGCCGTTCGCCAAAACCCTGAGCCTGCCGGTGGCGATGGCGGCGGTCGGCGTGCTGGTGATGGCGGTCTTCGCCTGGCAAGGGCGCATGGCGCTCACCCAGTCGGAACGCACTATGCTGGCCAACATCGACAGCATCGAGCACATGCCGCCGCCGGCTGCCTGGATCTACCGGGAACGCAAAACCTTCGACGAGCAATCTCACGCGCTGCTGGTCTATAACCAGACGCGTGATGATGCCCTGTTGACCGGCTATCGGCAGTGGGCCAATGCCTATCTGCAGCGCCGTATCGACGCCAACGTCTACGCCACGCTGATCATGATCTTGCGCTATCAGGGGGATCAGGCACAAGCCGACGCTCGCCTGCGGGAAGCCGCTTTCCTGTTTACGCGGGATGCGCGGTTTAGGTAG
- a CDS encoding nucleoside hydrolase, producing MKKIILDCDPGHDDAIALLLAWGNPQIDLLAVTTVVGNQTLDKVTRNALAVARIANITGVPFAAGCPRPLVRNIEVAPDIHGDSGLDGPVLPEPHLQLDSRHAVDLIIETVMAHPPGSVTLVPTGGLTNIAMAVRKEPRIAERVKEVVLMGGGYHVGNWSAVAEFNIKIDPEAAHIVFNEKWPLTMVGLDLTHQALATPAVCERIAALGTRPAAFVGELLAFFGRMYQQAQGFSAPPVHDPCAVAYVIDPSVMSVRKAPVNIELTGTLTLGMTVADFRAPPPPDCHTQVAVKLDQDKFWDLVVDALERIGDVE from the coding sequence ATGAAAAAAATCATACTGGACTGTGACCCGGGGCATGACGACGCCATCGCTCTGTTGCTGGCCTGGGGCAATCCGCAGATCGACCTGCTGGCGGTCACCACCGTGGTGGGTAACCAGACGCTGGACAAAGTGACGCGCAACGCCCTGGCGGTGGCCCGTATCGCCAATATCACCGGCGTCCCCTTCGCCGCCGGCTGCCCGCGTCCGCTGGTGCGCAATATCGAAGTGGCGCCCGACATTCACGGCGACTCAGGCCTCGATGGCCCGGTGCTGCCGGAACCCCACCTGCAGTTGGACTCACGCCACGCGGTAGACCTGATCATCGAGACCGTGATGGCCCACCCGCCGGGCAGCGTGACGCTGGTGCCGACCGGCGGCCTGACCAATATCGCCATGGCGGTGCGTAAAGAGCCGCGCATTGCCGAACGGGTCAAGGAAGTGGTGCTGATGGGCGGCGGCTATCATGTGGGCAACTGGAGCGCGGTGGCGGAGTTCAATATCAAAATCGATCCCGAGGCGGCGCACATCGTGTTCAACGAAAAATGGCCGCTCACCATGGTCGGGCTGGATCTTACCCACCAGGCGCTGGCCACGCCGGCAGTCTGCGAACGCATCGCCGCCCTCGGCACCCGGCCGGCCGCCTTCGTCGGCGAACTGCTGGCATTCTTTGGCCGTATGTACCAACAGGCGCAGGGCTTCAGCGCCCCGCCGGTGCACGATCCATGCGCGGTGGCCTATGTGATCGATCCGAGCGTCATGTCGGTGCGCAAAGCGCCGGTAAATATAGAGCTGACCGGCACCCTCACCTTAGGCATGACGGTCGCGGACTTCCGCGCGCCGCCGCCGCCGGATTGCCACACCCAGGTAGCGGTCAAACTGGATCAGGATAAATTCTGGGATCTGGTGGTGGATGCGCTGGAGCGGATCGGCGACGTGGAGTAA
- a CDS encoding double zinc ribbon domain-containing protein: MNLLKRLLGQGGIHGGHQRAGHGGGHHGNRYNQHGEPGPQCPECQAVNKSGARYCHRCGQPFAALSATCGQCAAPLPPGSRFCPQCGGGVP, encoded by the coding sequence ATGAACTTACTGAAACGGTTGTTGGGGCAAGGCGGTATTCACGGCGGTCATCAGCGCGCGGGCCACGGCGGCGGGCATCATGGCAACCGCTATAACCAGCATGGCGAGCCGGGGCCGCAGTGCCCGGAATGCCAGGCAGTGAATAAATCGGGCGCCCGTTATTGTCACCGCTGCGGTCAGCCGTTTGCCGCGCTAAGCGCCACCTGCGGCCAGTGCGCCGCGCCGTTGCCGCCGGGCAGCCGCTTTTGTCCGCAGTGCGGCGGCGGTGTGCCGTGA
- the aaeR gene encoding HTH-type transcriptional activator AaeR: MERLKRMSVFAKVVEFGSFTAAARQLDMSVSSISQTVSKLENELQVKLLNRSTRSIGLTEAGKIYYQGCRRMLQEVSEVHEQLYAFNNTPAGTLRIGSSSTMAQNVLANMTAEMMKEYPGLTVNLVTGIPAPDLITDGLDLVIRTGALQDSSLFSRRLGQMPMVVCAAKSYLIQHGTPQKPSDMVNFSWLEYSVRPDSEFELMSPEGITTRISPQGRFVTNDSSTMIRWLKNGAGIAYAPLMWVIEEIKRGEIEILFKSYHSDPRPIYALYTEKDKLPLKVQVCINYLTDYFERVAAVYQGYR, translated from the coding sequence ATGGAAAGATTAAAACGGATGTCGGTATTCGCCAAAGTGGTTGAGTTCGGGTCGTTTACCGCGGCCGCACGCCAACTCGACATGAGCGTTTCATCGATCAGTCAAACCGTCTCGAAACTGGAAAATGAACTGCAGGTCAAGCTGTTGAACCGCAGCACGCGCAGCATCGGCCTGACCGAGGCCGGCAAAATCTACTATCAGGGCTGCCGACGCATGCTGCAGGAAGTCAGCGAGGTGCATGAGCAGCTGTACGCGTTTAACAATACGCCCGCCGGCACGCTGCGCATCGGCAGCTCATCCACCATGGCGCAAAACGTGCTGGCGAACATGACCGCCGAGATGATGAAAGAGTACCCAGGCCTGACGGTCAACCTGGTAACCGGCATTCCGGCGCCGGATCTGATCACCGACGGACTGGATCTGGTGATCCGCACCGGGGCGCTGCAGGACTCCAGCCTGTTCTCCCGCCGCCTGGGGCAGATGCCGATGGTGGTGTGCGCCGCCAAAAGCTACCTGATCCAGCACGGTACGCCGCAGAAGCCGAGCGACATGGTCAACTTCTCCTGGCTGGAGTACAGCGTGCGGCCCGACAGCGAATTTGAACTGATGTCGCCGGAAGGCATCACCACACGCATTTCCCCGCAGGGGCGCTTCGTCACCAACGACTCCTCCACCATGATCCGTTGGCTGAAAAACGGCGCCGGCATCGCCTACGCCCCGCTGATGTGGGTGATCGAAGAGATCAAACGCGGCGAGATCGAGATCCTGTTCAAAAGCTACCATTCGGATCCGCGGCCGATCTACGCGCTCTATACCGAGAAAGACAAACTGCCGCTGAAGGTGCAGGTGTGCATCAACTATTTAACCGACTATTTCGAACGCGTAGCGGCGGTCTATCAGGGCTATCGCTGA